The following are encoded in a window of Bradyrhizobium guangdongense genomic DNA:
- a CDS encoding FAS1-like dehydratase domain-containing protein, giving the protein MTEKLDIDHLRQWIGRSEEATDIVTAQLVKGLRATLFQEVGAPMTGDAAPFTVHWCLAQPVFPMSMLGPDGHPTRGGFLPPVPLPRRMWAGGEIEFLQPLRVGDESTRTSRIADVQVKTGSTGTLCFVSVEHSISCPRGVAIRERQDIVYREMTSSAPATAKAPPAPPKAQHRETHISDPVLLFRYSALTFNGHRIHYDRDYVTEVEGYPGLIFHGPLQAALIIEMAAKLRGGKAPKRFTYRGLQPLFEGTEFSVNANETDAGMELWTANAEGQPTMKGTAVW; this is encoded by the coding sequence ATGACCGAAAAGCTCGACATCGATCATTTGCGGCAATGGATCGGCCGCAGCGAGGAGGCAACCGACATCGTCACCGCGCAGCTCGTCAAAGGCCTGCGCGCAACGCTGTTCCAGGAGGTCGGCGCGCCCATGACGGGCGATGCCGCGCCGTTCACGGTACATTGGTGCCTGGCGCAGCCGGTGTTCCCGATGTCGATGCTGGGGCCCGACGGCCATCCGACCCGCGGCGGCTTTCTGCCGCCGGTGCCGCTGCCGCGCCGGATGTGGGCCGGCGGCGAGATCGAGTTCTTGCAGCCCTTGCGCGTCGGCGACGAATCGACCCGGACCTCGCGCATTGCCGACGTGCAGGTGAAGACGGGTTCGACCGGCACGCTGTGCTTCGTCTCGGTCGAGCACAGCATCTCATGCCCGCGCGGCGTTGCCATCCGCGAGCGGCAGGACATCGTCTATCGCGAGATGACAAGCAGTGCGCCGGCCACCGCGAAGGCCCCGCCCGCGCCACCGAAGGCGCAGCACCGCGAGACGCATATCTCCGATCCCGTGCTGCTGTTCCGTTATTCCGCGCTGACCTTCAACGGCCACCGCATCCATTACGACCGCGACTACGTCACTGAGGTCGAGGGCTACCCGGGCCTGATCTTCCACGGACCCTTGCAGGCGGCGCTCATCATCGAGATGGCGGCGAAGCTTCGCGGCGGAAAGGCACCGAAGAGGTTCACCTATCGCGGCCTCCAGCCTCTGTTCGAGGGCACGGAGTTCTCGGTCAATGCCAACGAGACCGACGCCGGCATGGAGCTGTGGACCGCGAACGCCGAGGGGCAACCGACGATGAAGGGCACGGCGGTGTGGTGA
- a CDS encoding acyl-CoA dehydrogenase family protein, producing the protein MSEDHHSEDHADIREAVAKLCAQFPGEYWRKLDREMAYPKAFVDALTEAGYLSVLIPEEYGGAGLKLSAAAAILEEIQRAGCNGGGCHAQMYTMGTVLRHGSAEQKAKYLPKIASGELRLQAFGVTEPTSGTDTSSLKTFARKEGNDSYIVNGQKIWTSRAEHSDLMVLLARTTPKEQVKKRTDGLSVFIVDMREARNNGLEIRPIRTMMNHATTEVFFTDMKVPAENLIGEEGKGFRYILSGMNAERILIAAECIGDAKWFIAKATNYAKERAVFGRPIGQNQGIQFPIAKAYASMRAAELMVKEATRKYEAGLDCGAEANMAKMLAADASWEAANACIQTHGGFGFAEEYDVERKFRETRLYQVAPISTNLVLSFVAEHVLGMPRSY; encoded by the coding sequence ATGAGTGAAGACCACCACAGCGAAGATCACGCCGACATCCGCGAGGCCGTCGCAAAGCTCTGCGCGCAGTTTCCCGGCGAATATTGGCGCAAGCTCGATCGCGAGATGGCCTATCCCAAGGCGTTCGTCGATGCGCTGACCGAGGCCGGCTATCTCTCGGTGCTGATCCCCGAGGAATATGGCGGCGCCGGCCTGAAGCTGTCGGCCGCCGCGGCGATCCTGGAGGAGATCCAGCGCGCGGGCTGCAACGGCGGCGGCTGTCACGCCCAGATGTACACGATGGGCACCGTGCTGCGGCACGGCAGCGCCGAGCAGAAGGCCAAATACCTGCCGAAGATCGCCAGCGGCGAGTTGCGGCTGCAGGCCTTCGGCGTCACCGAGCCGACCAGCGGCACCGATACGTCCTCGCTGAAGACCTTTGCGCGCAAGGAAGGCAACGACAGCTATATCGTCAACGGCCAGAAGATCTGGACCAGCCGCGCCGAACATTCCGATCTGATGGTGCTGCTGGCGCGCACCACGCCGAAAGAGCAGGTCAAGAAGCGCACCGATGGTCTTTCCGTGTTCATCGTCGACATGCGCGAGGCCAGGAACAACGGCCTCGAGATCCGCCCGATCCGCACCATGATGAACCACGCCACGACGGAAGTGTTCTTTACCGACATGAAAGTGCCGGCGGAGAACCTGATCGGCGAGGAGGGCAAGGGCTTTCGCTACATCCTCTCCGGCATGAATGCCGAGCGCATCCTGATCGCGGCCGAATGCATCGGCGACGCAAAGTGGTTCATCGCAAAGGCCACCAATTACGCCAAGGAGCGCGCCGTGTTCGGTCGGCCGATCGGCCAGAATCAAGGCATCCAGTTCCCGATCGCCAAAGCCTATGCCTCCATGCGCGCGGCCGAACTGATGGTGAAGGAAGCGACGCGCAAATACGAGGCCGGGCTCGATTGCGGCGCGGAGGCCAACATGGCCAAGATGCTCGCCGCCGATGCATCCTGGGAAGCGGCCAATGCCTGCATTCAGACCCATGGCGGATTCGGCTTTGCCGAAGAATACGACGTCGAGCGCAAGTTCCGCGAGACGCGGCTGTATCAGGTGGCGCCGATCTCGACCAACCTCGTACTCTCCTTTGTCGCCGAGCACGTGCTCGGCATGCCCCGCTCGTACTGA
- a CDS encoding cytochrome P450, producing MNIQTPVKVDKAERMRRAREEAYATPLSQFHPGAPRLFQDDTLWPWFERLRKEEPVHYCTNAPIEPYWSVVKYNDIMHVDTNHGIFSSDSTLGGISIRDVPEGYDWPSFIAMDQPKHSAQRKTVSPMFTPTHLDELAKLIRQRSQTVLDNLPRNETFNFVERVSIELTTQMLATLFDFPWEERRKLTRWSDVSTALPKSGIVASAEERRREMDECYAYMSKLWNERVNSEPRNDLLSLMAHNPATRHMDPDNLMGNIILLIVGGNDTTRNTMTGSVLALNENPEQYDKLRANPALIDSMVPEVIRWQTPLAHMRRTALQDTEIGGKHIKKGDRVVMWYVSGNRDDEMFEKPNDFIIDRPRPRTHLSFGFGIHRCVGMRLAELQLRIIWEEMLKRFDRIEVVGEPKRIYSSFIKGYESLPVRIAG from the coding sequence ATGAACATCCAAACGCCGGTGAAAGTGGACAAGGCCGAACGCATGCGCCGGGCCCGCGAAGAGGCCTATGCGACGCCGCTTTCGCAATTCCACCCCGGCGCGCCCCGGCTGTTCCAGGACGACACCCTGTGGCCGTGGTTCGAGCGGTTGCGCAAAGAAGAGCCGGTGCATTACTGCACCAACGCGCCGATCGAGCCCTACTGGTCGGTGGTGAAATACAACGACATCATGCATGTCGACACCAACCACGGCATCTTCTCCTCGGACTCCACCCTCGGCGGCATCTCCATCCGCGACGTGCCTGAGGGCTATGACTGGCCGAGCTTCATCGCGATGGACCAACCCAAGCATTCGGCGCAGCGCAAGACTGTCTCGCCGATGTTCACCCCGACTCATCTGGACGAGCTGGCAAAATTGATCCGCCAGCGCTCGCAGACCGTGCTCGATAATTTGCCGCGCAACGAGACCTTCAATTTCGTCGAGCGCGTCTCGATCGAGCTGACGACGCAGATGCTGGCGACCCTGTTCGACTTTCCCTGGGAAGAGCGGCGCAAGCTGACGCGCTGGTCCGACGTGTCGACCGCGCTGCCCAAGAGCGGGATCGTCGCATCCGCCGAAGAGCGCCGCCGCGAGATGGACGAATGCTACGCCTACATGTCGAAGCTGTGGAACGAGCGCGTCAACTCCGAACCGCGGAACGACCTGCTGTCGCTGATGGCGCACAACCCGGCGACGCGTCACATGGATCCCGACAATCTCATGGGCAACATCATCCTGCTCATCGTCGGCGGCAACGATACCACGCGGAACACCATGACCGGGTCGGTGCTGGCGCTGAACGAGAACCCCGAGCAGTACGACAAGCTGCGCGCCAACCCTGCCCTGATCGATTCCATGGTGCCGGAGGTGATCCGCTGGCAGACGCCGCTGGCGCATATGCGGCGCACCGCGTTGCAGGACACCGAGATCGGCGGCAAGCATATCAAGAAAGGCGACCGCGTCGTGATGTGGTACGTCTCGGGCAATCGCGACGACGAGATGTTCGAGAAGCCGAACGACTTCATCATCGACCGCCCGCGCCCGCGCACCCACCTCTCCTTCGGCTTCGGCATCCACCGCTGCGTCGGCATGCGGCTCGCCGAACTGCAGCTGCGCATCATCTGGGAGGAGATGCTGAAGCGGTTCGACCGGATCGAGGTGGTCGGCGAGCCCAAGCGGATCTATTCCAGCTTCATCAAGGGATATGAATCGCTGCCGGTGCGGATTGCGGGGTAG
- the upp gene encoding uracil phosphoribosyltransferase: MEGVTIVDHPLVQHKLTLVRDKSISTKSFRELIKEIGMLLCYEVTRDLPLADTMIETPLATMHSAKIAGKKLVFVPMLRAGTTFVDGMMDLVPTARVAHIGLYREPESFAAVEYFFKSPSDLSERLAIVVTPVVATANTAVAAIDRLKERGARDIRLACLIAAPEGLERLRGLHPDVHVWTAAVDEGLDDNGFILPGLGDAGDRAYGTR; encoded by the coding sequence ATGGAAGGCGTCACGATCGTCGATCATCCGCTGGTGCAGCACAAGCTGACGCTGGTGCGCGATAAATCGATCTCGACCAAGTCGTTCCGCGAGCTGATCAAGGAGATCGGCATGCTGCTGTGCTACGAGGTGACGCGCGACTTGCCGCTCGCCGACACCATGATCGAGACGCCGCTGGCGACGATGCATTCGGCCAAGATCGCCGGCAAGAAGCTGGTGTTCGTGCCGATGCTGCGCGCGGGCACGACCTTCGTCGACGGCATGATGGACCTGGTGCCGACCGCGCGCGTCGCCCATATCGGCCTCTATCGCGAGCCCGAGAGCTTTGCCGCGGTGGAGTATTTCTTCAAATCGCCGTCCGATCTCAGCGAGCGCCTCGCCATCGTGGTGACGCCTGTGGTCGCCACCGCGAATACGGCGGTCGCCGCCATCGACCGGCTGAAGGAGCGCGGCGCCAGGGACATTCGCCTGGCCTGCCTGATCGCCGCGCCCGAAGGACTCGAGCGGCTGCGCGGCCTGCATCCGGACGTGCATGTCTGGACCGCGGCGGTGGACGAGGGCCTCGACGACAACGGTTTCATCCTGCCGGGGCTCGGCGATGCCGGGGACCGCGCCTACGGAACGCGGTGA
- a CDS encoding M48 family metallopeptidase, producing the protein MSDLSTEAPAQSVKPTVFFDGVSSRRRQVTLTLGEALEIIEEGGTPVRWVWADIRRADSPAGVLRLASTSAPPLARLEIRDAVLAADVTARCMRLDEHQTTGRGVAKIVGWSVAAAVSIVCVVLFGVPLAADRLAPLVPKPIERRIGDASEVQVKTIFRGGACNGAAGQAAFSKLVNRLRDAAGLDDDSMTAGVLRTPVPNAFALPGGKVYVLSGLLDKAENPDELAGILAHELGHLKHHDNMRGLIYNGGTSFLIGLLFGDVTGSSAVIFASRSVVEASYSREAETAADTFAIEIMHALGRSPKPAAELMFRITGKEGGSSFATILASHPLTEDRLARMTKEDRPASGPPLLTDKEWQALKGICGGV; encoded by the coding sequence GTGAGCGACTTATCCACCGAAGCACCGGCGCAGTCCGTCAAGCCCACGGTCTTCTTCGACGGCGTGTCGAGCCGCAGGCGGCAGGTGACGCTAACGCTCGGCGAAGCGCTCGAGATCATCGAGGAGGGCGGGACGCCGGTTCGCTGGGTCTGGGCGGACATCCGCCGCGCCGACAGTCCGGCCGGGGTCCTGAGGCTCGCCTCCACGTCCGCGCCGCCATTGGCGCGGCTCGAAATCCGCGATGCGGTGCTTGCCGCTGATGTGACCGCCCGCTGCATGCGGCTTGACGAGCACCAGACCACCGGTCGCGGTGTCGCAAAGATCGTGGGCTGGTCTGTGGCGGCGGCCGTCTCCATCGTTTGCGTCGTGCTGTTCGGCGTGCCGCTCGCGGCGGACCGCCTCGCGCCGCTGGTGCCGAAGCCGATCGAGCGGCGCATTGGCGACGCATCCGAGGTGCAGGTGAAGACGATCTTCCGTGGCGGCGCCTGCAATGGCGCGGCCGGTCAGGCGGCGTTCAGCAAGCTGGTCAACCGCCTGCGCGATGCGGCCGGGCTCGACGACGACTCCATGACGGCAGGTGTGCTGCGAACCCCGGTGCCGAATGCGTTCGCGCTGCCGGGTGGCAAGGTCTACGTGCTGAGCGGCCTGCTCGACAAGGCCGAAAATCCCGACGAGCTCGCCGGCATCCTCGCCCACGAACTCGGCCATCTCAAGCACCACGACAACATGCGCGGCCTGATCTACAACGGCGGCACCTCGTTCCTGATCGGCCTGTTGTTCGGCGACGTCACCGGCTCGTCCGCGGTGATCTTCGCCTCGCGCAGCGTGGTCGAAGCCTCCTATTCGCGCGAGGCCGAGACAGCTGCCGATACGTTCGCGATCGAGATCATGCATGCGCTCGGCCGCTCGCCCAAGCCGGCGGCCGAATTGATGTTCCGCATCACCGGCAAGGAGGGCGGCTCGAGCTTCGCGACGATCCTCGCAAGCCATCCGCTCACTGAGGACCGCCTCGCCCGCATGACGAAGGAAGACCGCCCCGCCAGCGGGCCGCCGCTGCTGACGGACAAGGAATGGCAGGCGCTGAAGGGCATCTGCGGCGGCGTGTGA
- a CDS encoding LysR substrate-binding domain-containing protein, with the protein MDFRQLRTFSCVAELGSLSKASDTLRVAQPALSRQIKLLEHELRTELFTRNGRGMVLTEAGRLLLARTSGIVRQIDQIRDDIQSSKGPPSGQVVLGLVPTVSCVLSARFARRCVERFPGISLRIVESYSGHLVEWLHRGEMDLAILYGRSADLHLNVESLGRDNIVAVGPHGCGLARKKSIDLGWLLRQRLVLPSHSHGLRALIEHAAAQRKIKLNVQLEADSFRVLTSLVEEGLGFALLPPSSVRGEVADGRLETAVVSKPMTRELIFASPIDRPASTASLAVTALLREEVAACRKDGVWDIRLS; encoded by the coding sequence ATGGATTTCCGGCAGCTCAGGACCTTCAGTTGCGTGGCGGAGCTCGGCAGCCTCTCTAAGGCCTCCGATACGCTGCGCGTGGCGCAGCCGGCGCTGTCCCGGCAGATCAAGCTTCTGGAACACGAGTTGCGCACCGAGCTGTTCACGCGAAACGGCCGCGGCATGGTGCTGACCGAGGCGGGGCGCCTGCTGCTGGCGCGCACCTCGGGCATCGTGCGGCAGATCGATCAGATCCGCGACGACATCCAGTCGTCCAAGGGGCCGCCGTCCGGCCAGGTCGTGCTTGGCCTCGTTCCGACCGTGAGCTGCGTGCTGTCGGCGCGCTTTGCGCGGCGCTGCGTCGAGAGATTTCCCGGCATCTCGCTGCGCATCGTCGAGAGCTACAGCGGCCATCTGGTGGAATGGCTGCATCGCGGGGAGATGGATCTCGCCATCCTCTACGGCCGTTCCGCCGATCTGCATCTCAACGTGGAGAGCCTCGGCCGCGACAATATCGTCGCGGTCGGGCCGCACGGCTGCGGTCTTGCGCGCAAGAAGAGCATCGATCTCGGTTGGCTGCTGCGCCAGCGCCTGGTGCTGCCCAGTCATTCCCACGGCCTCCGCGCCTTGATCGAGCACGCTGCCGCCCAGCGCAAGATCAAGCTCAACGTCCAGCTGGAAGCGGATTCCTTCCGCGTCCTGACGAGCCTTGTCGAGGAAGGCCTCGGCTTTGCGCTGCTGCCGCCCTCGTCGGTCCGCGGCGAGGTCGCTGACGGCCGGCTGGAAACCGCTGTTGTCTCCAAGCCGATGACCCGCGAGCTCATTTTCGCCTCTCCGATCGACCGTCCCGCCTCCACGGCCTCGCTCGCCGTCACCGCGCTGCTGCGCGAGGAAGTCGCGGCCTGCCGCAAGGACGGCGTGTGGGACATCAGGCTGAGTTAG
- a CDS encoding cytochrome P450, which yields MHGTIESAAKIDALRARASSLPLEQYDPGDPELFRTDTFWPYFDRLRREDPVHYCKDSMFGPYWSVTRYNDIMEIETNHSVFSSASSLGGITIRDIDPDLRRESFISMDPPRHAAQRKTVAPMFTPTHLDNLAINIRKRSAECLDNLPRGEVFDWVDQVSIELTTQMLAVLFDFPWEDRRKLTRWSDIATTLPGPDGLVATEDERQAELTECAQYFARLWKERIAQPPKSDLLSMMAHGAATRDMDAKNFLGNLVLLIVGGNDTTRNTMSGSLLALSQHPEQYRKLRENPDLLDSFVPEVIRWQTPLAHMRRTALADFEFRGKQIKKGDKVVMWYVSGNRDEEAIEKPYEFIIDRARPRTHLSFGFGIHRCVGLRLAELQLKIIWEEILKRFDHIDVVGEPKRVYSSFVKGLETLPVKIAA from the coding sequence ATGCATGGGACCATTGAAAGCGCGGCCAAGATCGACGCATTGCGCGCGCGCGCTTCGTCATTGCCGCTGGAGCAATATGATCCCGGTGACCCCGAGCTGTTCAGGACCGATACGTTCTGGCCCTATTTCGACCGGCTGCGCCGCGAAGATCCCGTGCACTATTGCAAGGACTCGATGTTCGGGCCGTACTGGTCGGTGACGCGCTACAACGACATCATGGAGATCGAGACCAACCATTCGGTGTTCTCCTCGGCCTCCTCGCTCGGCGGCATCACCATCCGCGACATCGATCCGGACCTGCGCCGTGAAAGCTTCATCTCGATGGACCCGCCGCGCCATGCCGCGCAACGCAAGACCGTGGCGCCGATGTTCACGCCGACGCATCTGGACAATCTCGCCATCAACATCCGCAAGCGCTCGGCCGAGTGCCTGGACAATCTGCCCCGCGGCGAGGTGTTCGACTGGGTCGACCAGGTCTCGATCGAACTCACCACGCAGATGCTCGCGGTGCTGTTCGATTTCCCCTGGGAAGATCGACGCAAGCTGACGCGCTGGTCAGATATTGCCACCACCCTTCCCGGTCCCGACGGCCTCGTGGCCACCGAGGACGAACGGCAGGCCGAGCTGACCGAATGCGCGCAATATTTCGCGCGTCTGTGGAAGGAGCGCATCGCGCAGCCGCCGAAAAGCGATCTGCTCTCGATGATGGCGCATGGCGCCGCCACCCGCGACATGGACGCGAAGAACTTCCTCGGCAATCTCGTGCTTTTGATCGTCGGCGGCAACGACACGACGCGCAACACCATGTCCGGCTCGCTTCTGGCGCTGAGCCAGCATCCGGAACAATACCGCAAGCTGCGCGAAAATCCTGACCTGCTCGACAGCTTCGTGCCCGAGGTGATCCGCTGGCAGACACCGCTGGCGCATATGCGCCGCACCGCGCTTGCCGATTTCGAGTTTCGCGGCAAGCAGATCAAGAAAGGTGACAAGGTCGTGATGTGGTACGTCTCGGGCAATCGCGACGAAGAGGCGATCGAGAAGCCCTACGAATTCATCATCGATCGGGCCCGCCCGCGCACGCACCTGTCCTTCGGCTTCGGCATTCACCGCTGCGTCGGCCTGCGGCTTGCCGAACTCCAGCTCAAGATTATCTGGGAGGAGATCCTGAAGCGGTTCGACCATATCGACGTGGTCGGCGAGCCGAAGCGGGTGTATTCGAGTTTCGTAAAGGGTCTTGAAACCTTGCCGGTTAAGATTGCGGCGTGA
- a CDS encoding YjgN family protein: protein MQWAPLGPSEPVPPPLPPTRVDFTGNRSMFRKMVTKGALLELVTFGFYRFWLATDIRRHLWSNTLVDGDAAEYTGRAKELLVGFLFALAILVPIYLAYFLVGIEFERWQGFASTPLFISFYAFGQFAIFRARRYRLTRTVWRGVRFWMDGSGWAYSFRAMLWGLLVFLTFGLALPWREASLERYKMRHTYFGDLQGDFEGRGWEFFKRGWWLWLLSPISIVIFPLAPFFYAEFKAREWRWWLNGIRVGGVSLSSDLPHNAFYGLYWKVVGWWVLLSTLFGFYLGGATLLAVKLSGVPADELFAPGHTAKSIPMLVLMVIGYFALALAVNIIMRVYLQRDLWAKVLETVDVHNIGAAADVRASGELANALGEGFADGLDVAGF, encoded by the coding sequence ATGCAATGGGCCCCGCTAGGTCCCTCCGAACCGGTCCCGCCGCCGCTGCCGCCCACGCGGGTCGATTTCACCGGCAATCGCTCAATGTTCCGCAAAATGGTCACCAAAGGTGCCCTGCTGGAGTTGGTCACCTTCGGCTTCTACCGGTTCTGGCTCGCCACCGACATCCGCCGTCATTTGTGGTCGAACACCCTGGTCGACGGCGACGCCGCCGAATACACCGGCCGGGCCAAGGAGCTGCTGGTCGGCTTCCTGTTCGCGCTCGCGATTCTGGTGCCGATCTATCTCGCCTATTTCCTGGTCGGTATCGAGTTCGAGCGCTGGCAGGGCTTTGCCTCGACGCCGCTGTTCATCTCGTTCTATGCCTTCGGTCAGTTCGCGATCTTTCGCGCGCGTCGTTACCGGCTGACGCGCACGGTCTGGCGTGGCGTGCGCTTCTGGATGGACGGCTCCGGCTGGGCCTATTCGTTCCGCGCGATGCTCTGGGGCCTCCTGGTGTTCCTGACGTTCGGCCTGGCGCTGCCATGGCGCGAGGCGTCGCTGGAGCGCTACAAGATGCGGCACACTTATTTCGGCGATCTGCAGGGCGATTTCGAAGGTCGCGGCTGGGAGTTCTTCAAGCGCGGCTGGTGGCTATGGTTGCTCAGCCCGATCTCGATCGTGATCTTCCCGCTCGCGCCGTTCTTCTATGCCGAGTTCAAGGCGCGGGAATGGCGCTGGTGGCTGAATGGCATTCGCGTCGGCGGCGTCAGCCTGTCGTCGGATCTGCCGCACAATGCTTTCTATGGCCTCTACTGGAAGGTGGTCGGCTGGTGGGTGCTGCTCTCGACCCTGTTCGGCTTCTACCTCGGCGGCGCCACCCTGCTCGCCGTCAAGCTGAGCGGCGTGCCGGCCGATGAGCTGTTCGCGCCAGGCCACACAGCCAAGAGCATTCCGATGCTGGTGCTGATGGTGATCGGCTATTTCGCGCTGGCCCTCGCCGTGAACATCATCATGCGCGTCTATCTGCAGCGCGATCTCTGGGCCAAGGTGCTGGAAACCGTCGACGTGCATAATATCGGAGCGGCGGCCGACGTCCGCGCCAGCGGCGAGCTTGCCAATGCACTTGGCGAAGGCTTTGCTGATGGGCTCGATGTCGCGGGATTCTGA
- a CDS encoding CaiB/BaiF CoA transferase family protein, with product MGALDGIRVIAVEQAVAAPFCSSRLADAGAEVIKIERPEGDFARGYDAAAKGQSSYFVWLNRGKQSAVVDLATKEGRAELEKLIASADVLVQNLKPGSMDKLGFSRERLLKDYPRLISCTITGYGDEGPYAHRKAYDLLIQAESGLASITGNPDGASRVGMSIVDVATGATAHAAILEALIARGRTGKGCDIRISMFDVMADWCTVPLLNAEAGNPPKRMGLRHPSIAPYGVFTSKDGKDILISIQSEREWKTLCAEVLDRPDLPADPRVGNMVERVRNRDFTDKIVADIFGTMTRDELLKRLSDADIAFAEVNTMADLTRHPHLRRIEVDTPNGRVSYPAPAPIIVGETRSYGAVPAIGENPRKK from the coding sequence ATGGGAGCATTGGACGGGATCAGGGTGATTGCGGTCGAGCAGGCGGTGGCAGCGCCGTTCTGTTCCTCGCGCCTGGCGGATGCCGGCGCCGAGGTGATCAAGATCGAACGGCCCGAGGGCGATTTCGCCCGCGGCTATGACGCCGCGGCCAAGGGCCAGAGCAGCTATTTCGTCTGGCTCAATCGCGGCAAGCAATCGGCCGTGGTCGACCTCGCCACCAAGGAGGGCCGCGCCGAACTCGAGAAGCTGATCGCGAGCGCCGACGTGCTGGTGCAGAACCTCAAGCCCGGATCGATGGACAAGCTCGGCTTCTCGCGCGAGCGGCTGCTGAAGGACTATCCAAGGCTGATCTCGTGCACCATCACCGGCTATGGCGACGAAGGCCCGTACGCGCATCGCAAGGCCTATGATCTCCTGATCCAGGCCGAGAGCGGCCTCGCCTCGATCACCGGCAATCCCGACGGTGCTTCGCGCGTCGGCATGTCGATCGTGGATGTCGCGACCGGCGCCACCGCGCATGCGGCGATCCTGGAGGCGCTGATCGCGCGCGGGCGCACCGGCAAGGGCTGCGACATCCGCATCTCCATGTTCGACGTGATGGCGGATTGGTGCACCGTGCCGCTGCTCAACGCCGAGGCCGGCAATCCGCCGAAGCGCATGGGTCTGCGCCATCCTTCGATCGCGCCTTACGGCGTTTTCACCTCGAAGGACGGCAAGGACATCCTGATCTCGATACAGAGCGAGCGCGAGTGGAAGACGCTCTGCGCCGAGGTGCTGGACCGGCCGGACCTCCCCGCCGATCCCCGTGTTGGCAACATGGTGGAGCGCGTGCGCAACCGCGATTTCACAGACAAGATTGTCGCTGACATCTTCGGCACGATGACGCGCGACGAGCTGTTGAAGCGGCTGTCGGATGCCGACATCGCGTTCGCCGAGGTCAACACCATGGCCGACCTCACCAGGCATCCGCATTTGCGCCGCATCGAGGTCGACACGCCGAACGGCCGCGTCAGCTATCCCGCGCCGGCGCCGATCATCGTCGGCGAGACGCGCAGCTACGGCGCCGTGCCTGCCATCGGCGAGAATCCGAGGAAGAAATAA